The sequence below is a genomic window from Cyanobacteriota bacterium.
AAACAGCCCTACTAGAGCCATATTTAGGGAAATATGGCTGTATCGTGCCCAGTCCTGCCCTTTTTGCATGGAAGGAGCTAAAGCTGCAGAAACAGCGATTAGGCCTGTCATAGCCAGCCCTACAATCAAGTGAGGGCCTACAAATAGCTTGCCGTTGTTGATGTAGGTGACTGCCATGCCGCCGATCGTCCCTAATACCATTAGTGCTAACAGAATCGACCCTGCTTGGTGGTGCTTGATGGAAAATTTGCCCTGAATCAGAGCTTTACGGGTTTCGGCATCAGCACTGCGAGTCTGGCGAACCTTCATGCCTGAATAGGCAGCGTACAACGACAGAGCCAGTAGGCCCCACATCATCACAGGGTGAGCAAACTGTAACCAGAATTTAACCGACGCAGGTAATGCTAAATCCATAAATCTAACGTGTTCTCCGGATAGTGCGAATCAGCAGACTGTTTCATTGGTAGCACGAAACGGCGCGGATTGCGCTTCTCCAGACCAGGTTAGTCTAGGTTTTCCATATGTTGGACTAACAGAATCGGGCCGATCATGGCGATCGAAACTGCATCGGCTTGAATGTCTCCCTCTACTTTTACCCTAGAACCTGCTTGCAATAGCTCCTTGGGGGCCTTTTTTAGTTCATACACTTGCCCATCATCAGTGACCAGTGCCCAGACTCCAGCTCCAAAATTTTTGCGCTCGATCGTGCCCTGAACTGTCATGCTCATGCAAAACGTCCTCCATGGCCAGGTTTAGCTGCTAGATAGGCAAGGCCATAACACAATAGCGCATTGATAGCTAAGAAACCCCTTGCTAGTAACCCATTTCCTAACCAGACCATGTGAGGTACCCACACAGCGCTAACCATTAGGCAACTGGCAATCCCTATGCTGGTACCGATCGCAAACCACTTCCCTTGAGGGTGACCCAACAGTAGCACCACTAACCCTAGGGGAATCAGCACACTAGCGAACAGTGGATTCAGGGCACTACTACCTTGGATAGCTGTCCCTAGTTCAGGAATTGAACTCCCTAACAGACGCAACGGATATTGCGGCAAATCAAAAATATAGAGACCGCGCAGGGGAAACAGACCACTGCTGCCCAGCACTAGCCCTGTGGAGAGTGACCAACTCCAGGCAAAGGGGAAGTAGTTACGCAGAAACCATGCCAACAGATAGGAACCCAGCACCATTGCC
It includes:
- a CDS encoding DUF4079 domain-containing protein, translated to MDLALPASVKFWLQFAHPVMMWGLLALSLYAAYSGMKVRQTRSADAETRKALIQGKFSIKHHQAGSILLALMVLGTIGGMAVTYINNGKLFVGPHLIVGLAMTGLIAVSAALAPSMQKGQDWARYSHISLNMALVGLFLWQAVTGMQIVQRILEKAST
- a CDS encoding DUF5818 domain-containing protein, which codes for MSMTVQGTIERKNFGAGVWALVTDDGQVYELKKAPKELLQAGSRVKVEGDIQADAVSIAMIGPILLVQHMENLD